AAGCGGTTCTCACCTATAAGACCGACAAGCGGTTTTCCACTGTGTTTTcccaaaataatgaaaaattatcgACTCACGTGGGTTAGGAAGATTATTAAAGTTAGTTTTTGGGTAATATAATGGAAATATGTTTTCAAcgatcaaaaaatattttgttatattcttTTAACGATCAAACAACTacgatttaaaaattttaatttaattttagtgtatttataatataataatatataatgaaatattgtttGCTGTGCATGTTTTTATCCAAACATTtagcaaaattttcaaaatggttaattaattacaacttaattattGATTCTCTTTGAAACAGTTtcacctttatttatttttcataaatatctTGAGTAACGTATAGATTTTATTTACTAAGACAGAATATTGTATAGTTTATGAACTAGTTAAGTCATTTGGTAAATACTTTAAAGCAGTTTATCTTAAGAAAATTTTAGTAATAATAagttatgaatatttttaactaGCTAGtaactttgtaatttttttttatcatcatcccgtacattatatacttatttattgtatttaatttcgttttatttattattatatattatatgtgatGTGCGTGtcatttaatataaatcaatGTTAGTATAAAAAGAATCATAATTCCATTTTAGAGTAactgaaataatttaattattcattgggtagtttatatttttatatgtaaactagttattaaattaaaaaaacatgaaatatgTGCAAAGAATCGAGATAGTTGTATATTgttataactaataaataaatatcatagtAGAGATCTCGCGAAGAAAGGAGTATAAAAGAAGAGCACGGAAGAGGAGACAGAACAGAGgagtgaagagaagaagaagaagaagaagaagaaagaaagagagaagagaaaaggaatcAGAGAAGAAAATGGGAGTGGAGAAGCAATTGTTGAGGCCTGGCACCGGTCCCAAGCCACTTCCTGGTCAAAACGTCACCGTTCACTGCACTGGTTTCGGTTCGTTATTCTCTCTCCACCTTTCCctttctaaaccctaaatctttCTCTTTTCCCACCGTTCTTAGATCTCACCCTTCTTTCATGTGCTTACCGTTGTCGATTCTGTGTGCAGGGAAGAACGGCGACCTCACTCAGAAATTTTGGAGGTTACCTGATTACCATTTCATTTACGTCTTCCTTGTTTTTCAATATACTTATTCATCACTCCTTTTCTTGCAGCACAAAGGATCCCGGCCAAAcccctttctccttcaaaatCGGACAAGGCTCTGTCATCAAAGGTATACCGTTTTCACTTACTGattattcattatttctttaatacttcctattttttgttttctaatgtAAATTCATCGTAACATCccccctttttttttactatctGTGTCTGTAGGATGGGATGAAGGTGTGATTGGCATGCAAATTGGTGAAGTTGCTCGTCTCCGGGTAATGCTAGCAACTCCTTATTCTTACATGCTGAAAAATCTCATAGCTTCTCGAATCTTGTGTGACTAGCATTTTCACTTTTGGAATATCCTTCACCTTTGTTTTCTCCTCTAGATATATATGCTGTGCTTTTTTCTGCATTAgtcgttttttttttccgaTATTACATCCAACGTAGTGTTGTTGGTGTCAATACAAATTAGCTGTATCTTACCATTTGTTGGCGCTGATGTACTTTAGGTAATTCCTTGCTATTTGTTTGTTGCTTCTTTTGGGAGTGGagagttatttaattttatagagCATGTTGTTCACATTGTTGATGATCTTGCAGTGCACTCCTGATTATGCTTATGGTGCTGGTGGCTTTCCTGCTTGGGGAATACAGCCCAACTCTGTTCTGGAATTTGAAATCGAAGTCCTAAGTGTGAATTGAAAACCTTGTTAGTTTGTCTGTCTCCGCGCAAAGAATAAGAGCATCTGTTTTCATGGGCATGTGTAACAGTGTACCAATGCAATGAATGATATTTAAGGTGGCTGAGTTATTTAATCTAAATGCTAAATGACTTCTTGAACTGACAATAATAAGGATATTGTTATCACgatttgtttttgttagtaAAGCTGTTGACTACAATCCTACATTTGTGCTAGTTTAATGGTAATAGAACTATTTTGGCTGTAAGCCATCCATCCTTGAATGTAGAATACATTGCTTATCTCATGAGCATTTAGGTATAGCTTGAACCTCTGATGCAGCCTTGACCCCgggtctttcttcttcttcttcagagGTTGCATCTTTTACTTGagttatttttctcttctgctTCAATTTCTTGGCTTGGCACAGTTGATAGATCAACGTGGAATTATGAGAATAACTGTTGTTATTAATGTTGAGAAGTGAAGGATGTTAAGAAAGTATGATAATGGTGCTTTCACCCTTGAATTGTGGATAAACACTTAACACGATTAATCCTAAACGAATACTTTTATGGGTTGTAATCAAGGTAACAATCATACTGAGAGACCTTGTcggaagatttttttttttttgaattagtGATATTAAATCCatatcatacatttttttttaaaagaatctgGAAAATTATCTTCGGGAAAATTAATATCTATTGTGTATCTCACATATTacataatattcttttaatagaGATATTAAAGCTGAAGAATGAAAATAGAGTTGTGTAAATAGCAATGAGCTAAGTGCAAATAGAATCAAACGATCTTCAGCCTATTAGTGAACTTGTGCCATTGTCAGTAGAATGCAATTGCTTCTTAGAAAGGGTAGCTTCTTCCAACTTACATCTTCATATAGTGGtcaaattgatttatttgcatCCTTCTCTCCCTCATTCTTCATCTTATTCTTCTTACATCGGGCCTCTGTttcaattttcatcttctttttccgCACCTTTTTTTCCCTcactcttcatcttctttttattgtttttatttattaaaaaaataccgTATTtgcaatctaaaatatattttttatgtttttttaagacaatccaaaactaaaaataaatatcttatacaagaggataaatttgaaattttaaaatttagggGAGTGGCAGTTGAAAGTATAGAAGTGCAGAGTATACATAGTCTCCTTTGATGGAGATCATGGATAAAAAGACCAATGCTTCGTAGATTGTAAAAAACTAAGGAGTCTTTAATTGAGGATACCTTTTTTATTCAGACTTGTATTGAATAAATTCAGGTTGCACAGAAAAATTTCCATCAagacctttttcttctttataaaaaattttcaaaataagcaAGGTAGAGAAAAGTAATGGAAATTGACACTTTCAATTACAGCTTAATTTCTAATCATGGGTCCTGAAAATTAACCCAACTCTATTATGCCAACAACTTTTGGTCATTTAAGATTTTACATAAGGAGTTTTTTCACCTTGAAAAAACATGCTTTTGTGCTGTAAGAAGTATATATAAACCAAAGAAGTATCTCTTTTGGTACAATTGTGCACCAATACCTCATGTCATGTTGGTCAAAGTCCTCAAACTGgtaactttaatattaaaaacttctGCAAATCGTCATTTCTAATTTAGATATTAAGTTTTCTGCAAAGGTTAGAAAAAAAAGGTTTGCGTGATTTATGcgaataagttattttttaattttttatggatCAAACTATTACCTGATATAACATTCAAATTGTCAACGCTGCATTCGCATCACCAGACCTTATAAATTTTCACGGTGAAAGGATGCAAGATCTCTTTCAATGCAGTGATGATTAAACTATGATGAAGGTTTTCATAGAGAATAATTCTGCATTGCAAATCATTCCAATATTCCAATACTGCTAAAGTTGGTTTCAAGCAGAGGAATTCAGAACAAAGATATCGTGACAGTATTCAGGTTAATAATTTGCCATTTTGCtcagaaaaataaagtatttagtAGGACAACTACTATCAGTGGTTCTGATAAAGCTAGCTGAAATATCATTTGAAGTGGAAAAAAAGTGTATcgagtataaattttttttccctttccctTTTAAAAGGGATAAATAAAATCTGAAAGCAATCAATTCatgtatgttttatttaatgaaaaaggtGGAAGGAATCCCTGAATTGTAGCATCCAGTCTCTGCAATCCAACCGCACTTTGGTGTAGCTGTAACCCAAAGGAAAGACCTCATTATAGATTTTGGTATTTGGTGCTTGTGCCCTCTCCTCCAAGCAAAATggtattatttcttttatgttatgTGACACATTTTTTCCCATTCCACTACACTACCTATTAGATTAATCGTATCCATATTGCCATGATTATGTTGACTTGATAAGTCTTCACACACAATAAGATTAAACAGCTTCTTATTATATGGATTTATAAGCACAATGTATGAACTCATTGTCTGAGGAATTCATCCCAGCACCATACAGATAACTTACAATATATGCATGAATTATTACATGGTATAATGGTATTGCCCTTTTATAAATTTGGAGTCTTTTGTTCTGTTTGTTTTAGCTTTATCATAAAATGCACGGGTGTAGTATGTTAGATTGGATGATTGTGGTTAGTGGGCTAAAAATGGGAGCTGCACTTGATGAACATGATCCAGTATTTGCATAAtaattctcttatttttatGGTCGTGCTTTGTTGCATCATTGATTCCATGTACCTCGTGCCAATATGGTCACTTTGGTGGGGGCGATTGGGCCCTGGAGTTTGGTTTCATTTCAATGACTAGCTAACAACAAATTACCAAGTTAATGAGTGTATTAGATTATCTATGAGTGAATGGCACATGTTTGTGTCTTTGCTCCACTGAACTCTGGCTTTTGTTTCGGCAATGTTATTGCCgtcataattgttttaattataaccATTCAACGCTATGACAAATGTGCCAATGCTTTTGCTTTGATAATAGCCAGATAATTTATCAATTCATTTCTTAAGCAACTTTCACATTTTGCTTCATACATTGGGAAGCAATGAATGATAAATCAGGACTGTTGTGGAAGTTACATGTCACCAAAAGAAAATCATGGCTAAATCTTCAATCATTACATAACAACTAGTAAGATAGTGTAACTTTGCAATTTCACTTCTTTCGGAAGGAtaatttaaacaacatttaaaaaaagtaaaatataattctgataaaggataaaaatcatcattattgtcattttaatatacttagattaacattaattatttcaatagcATTAAACCATTAGAATCTTGACTAAAAAGATTATTGAATAAACACAATTTGATCAATAGtgatgcattttaatttttttttcttaagtcaATTGAGAAAAATGCCTAAGTTAATAGAATTTATCACTGTCTTAAGAAAGACACTTCTTAAGATTTTTTATAGGAACCTACAGTAAGAGATGAAGAACTCCCAGGTTAACATTTCACAAAAATGTTAATGTTTGAACTTACAATACCATATGTaatgcataaatatttttataatattatagaaaataatggtttaaaaTCATCAAAAGAGACTCCTCTTTTACTTAAAgtacaaaattaatcaaatttaggtactataaactaaaaatgcagataaaaaaactataaactaaaaattattaatcaaagaaaatttttcTAAAGGCAAAACAgaatgaaaaaattgtttttgaaggaaaaaaaaatcattattttaccTAACAAAATAGCATAAAGGgcgaaaaaggaaaaaaaaaggaagggcAAAAGTGGGATTTGATTGTGTATATAGTGGGGGGCATGCACACCACTGTCCAACCTCCCTCCAGTGCTTCTTTCCCACATTTTCTTGAAACTGTTCATTGTCTTTGCCTTTCTTTCTCTCGGCCAATCCCTCCGACTGTAAGTCTTTCCAAATCTGAGTAACCTTGTCCTcgtttctcatttttcttatcTGTCCTTTAGTTTGTTATTGGGTAACACAAATTCATATTAAAGGTGAAGGCTTTAATTCAATTGGGGTTACCATCTCCGATATGATTGAATTcagtctttcttttttcttttaattgggATCATCTTGGCTAAATTAACGACCTTTTTTTGGTTGCTGACAAATTTCAGGATTACAGAGTtgttcaattttactttttatttcttgtcGCTGAGTAGAACAACTGCAATTTTCAaggaattaaaaaatgtaattgggTAGTTACCCTACTGGGTCACGTGGCTTTCATGGCCTTCTTCCTTAGCTGCCAACAAGTTAACATCATGATGATTACTTTCTCTGTAATCTTATTATGTTCCTTGTTATGCCAGATTAGTCTCTCCCGCAATTGGATAGAAAATTAAGAGAAGACCGAGGCTTCTACAGTTTCATGTTTTTGAAGAAATGAATGGATGAGTTATTGATATTTtctcatttataataaaataaaaaactttgttttggtttttataatATAACACTTTGTTGTTTTCCTTGCTACTACTGTGTTTGCTAGcatcaaatttgttttaatcttGTTTCAGAGTAATTGGTGCTGAGGGCATAACATCTTGCTGAAGCTCTAAGCGATTGTGAAATCTTAAGTCACACAGGAAGAAATCAGCATGCGGTGGTTGGGTCTTATGTTTTATGTATATCGTCAAGTTGTACGCTTGAACTTATATTGTAAAGTTATTCTATAGCTTCCCAGTCCCGTCAATCCTTTTACTTTGTTACTTTTGGAGTTTGGTTCTTTATTCTTAACTACTGCCATGGAAGACAAGCACTGTTTGATAACTTCTTCAGATAAGTATAGAATTGGGTGAAAGATTGGGAAGGAAGATAGAGCCTGGTATTTGTTCCTACGGTATTGTTGTGTTTCTGTAGTTCTAGCTGATTTTGATCTTTAATTAGCTTGATTCCTTCATTATCACATTCCATTGGGACCTTTTCTTGGGTGTGCATTACATTCTAGTGTGGTAGGATCCAAAAGAAGTTATGGTGTGCCAAGCAGCGAGCCAAACAAGATTTCGGGCTTTGAAACATGAGAATGGCATTGAAGGTGAACCGACAATTATTGTTAGAGTGATAGCATGCTTTCAACCTTTGCACGATTGTCAGGTTAGTAACCTATTGCTAATTCTTAGTGTTTTGCAATTGCATTTCTTTCCTAATACTGTAGACATGATTTTGAAACCAGCTGtttgaagaaaattttcattatgCCCCTTTTCTTCGTGTAGAACATTTACTATTAATGATCACTAGATCTATGGTATCAGCTATTGGACAATTTTATGAGTGATATCTTCTAACTCTTTGCAGGCTGAATACTTCCGTCATCTTCTTAAACCTGTCACGTAGATTACTTTgcatttatttctctttaagCTGGAATTTTCTGTTTCTGTCATTTGTTCTAAAGAGAGGCAGCAAGTCATTGAAAAACCCATATCAAGACGCCATAACATCTACTGGTATGTATTTTCAAATGCTCTTTTCATCTTCACGTCTGAGAGGTTCAAGTTTTTCATCATCAGCATTGATCGGTCTGTTCTATTGTTCTTTAGGTCATATTTTTCGTTGGATGGTTAAGGCTCATAGGTCTTGGCCTTACCCACAGCACGTGGCTTGGCCATCACCTTACTTTAATAGCCCTTGCACCTCAGCAGAGCCCAGTTCGCTGGTTCGCTCAACATACATGAACTCTAGCCCTTGCATCTTTCCTGCTGTCAGCTTATTTCCCGGGTTCACAGCTCCTGCTATCCCAGATTTGAAGAGTGAGAAGACCAAGGAAGTGCAAGGATTCCTTCAGCATCCCAGTTTGGAACCATGTCTGAATGGAACACATACTGGAGAGGCTATGCAAAATGCATCTTTGCAGAAGAAGTTGCTTGTGTTTGACCACTCTGGTAGTAAGACAAGGTTGCTTTATAGTCCTGTCTTCCCTTTTGTCCAGAGTCCAATTGTTACCGCTACCCAATTTACTCAAGTTTATGATGTAAACGAAGAAACACGAACAACTAATATAGGTCTAAAGCATTGGCCAGTGTACACTTCACCAGAAGAGACTGGTAAGGATCGTGTAGATAATGAAGAAAGTGAAATGCATGAAGACACAGAAGAAATCAATGCATTGCTTTATTCTGATGATtcttatgatgatgatgatggtgatgatgatgaggtAACTAGTACAGGTCATTCTCCGTTGGTTACTGAAAAAACTTGTGTGACTCAAGAACAGTTTGTGGATATGAAGGAGGAAGTTGTTAGCACTGATTGGCCAAACAAAAGGCAGAAGTTAATTGATGGTGGATTCAATAGATTACCACCACTTGTGGAGAGTGCTAGTTCCGAAAGGCTAGATAAAACGTGTGAGTATGCCAGTGATGTTGAATCAAACTATTCTAGTAGTGGTGGGGTGTATGCTACAAGGCAAACTAAAGAGAAATCAACAGCTGCTGATattcaattgaaaaaggatAAAATCCGTAGACTGGTGAGAGTTCTTGAGAACTTTATTCCAGGAGCAAAAGGAAAGCACCCCCTATTAGTCATCGATGGTACAATTGAGTACTTGGAATCTCTGATGTCCCAAACTGGTACACTGAAATATAACTAAGTGCTCATTGTGGTGGTTACAAAATGGTTGAAGGGCACATTGATGGTGAAAAAAGTTGTATGTTGAATCATTAGATTTATTGCATTATAAGTTTGAACTTATCATCCTTGCTTCTTTGATCTTGTTCCTCGAGGTGTATTCATGTTTTACCAATAAAAGGGATGAAAGCGGCAATAGAGGGTACTGCACTTTGCCACTGCAATATGGGATTTAGgagatttaaatttgatttggattaaagatattttatcttttagcttttgGAGGATTAAAGGTCAGAGAGATTGAAGGGATGGGTGATGGTAGTGGATGGCTGTGCTGTAAATGAGGACACTTTTTTCTCCCGGAGTGTTGAATTCTCTTGTTGATTGAATGCATGCGCGTTAGGTAACTGGGGTCCCACTTTCCACCCTCCCTTTAATTCCTGATTTTATGCTCTGTCCTCTCTTCCAAGCTTGGCTTGTACACATATAATGCTAGCGTAGACTATAAAGTACCAAGAAAGTTCCATGTTGGGGCGTGCTTGAATGAGGAGCGTGGTGTTTCATCATGACTTGTTGGGGCCCTTTGTTGCATACACACAACACGTTGTGGTAAAGGTTTCTTTGTTTTACGTGTTGAGGGTTGAATCATAGGTGATTCTATTTTCTACGTTGTAATTGAGAGGTGGCTTGAGTattctatatttctttttcatgatGTTACTATGTATGTATCTGTCGGTTGTGTGATTGTATGAATAATTGGAGTGTCAATGTTTGTATTCCGGTTTCATGTTTCTATCTTCATTGTCATTGTCTTATCTGCTCAATACTTAAATACTACCAATCCATCTTTCATAACTTGTTCTGTTTCAGTTGATTTTGCATTAAAGTAAGCCAGAAAACGTGCAATAAGAAATACTAAAAAAGTGATAACCCTATCTTTTCACCTGTGAGACGGAAAGACTGGAAATTTCTCAAACCTGATGAGATGGGTCCCCACCAGTTTGGTAAAATCTTTATGCAAACAAAAGTTCAAATTAACTTTAGAATATTGTCTGTCTGCGTTGTGCGAGTGCGACACTTGTAGCTTACATGATaataatttcttcaatatttaatatttgtattagtTAATCTAAGGATCTGTGTggaaattaaagtttattaattattttgttcagTCCCGTCACACTTGTAGTCTAGGCAGTTTTGGCTTTGTAGGTCTATCTTTTGTGTCATACTTTGTTGACATAAAGCAATGGTGTTAAATGAACACTAATCTCTCAATCATGCCGTCACTTATCTACAAAACATGAACACCTTAAGAAAATTTCTgcttttattagttattataaaattttcatatggGTTTTACTTTACCATTTATTTCTCAAGTTTTTGCATGAGATAGCGAATTCAGATAAATCGGAAACAGAAGGTGGTTCCTCGTTGACTAATCGGTCAACCATGAATCAGAAGAGGCTACTTATGCAACTGAAGCAAACGCTATTTTTCTTCAGAACTTTTTCAAGTTTGGAAAGTTTAGTTtgatataaaactaaatttagcACAAAAGCGatattaattaaggtttctGAATGAAATTTCGGAAGCAGAACTTATTGAATTTTACTTTCTAGCTTTCCTTCTGAAAGATTTCTATTTGTAcgttttaagaatataaatattaaaatcattttttagttttaaaaattaattttacttccatttttcattttaaaataaattaatttaagttttttatattttaaagttagtttaattaaatgtttgttgatggttataataataataataatgcatatGATTAATAGTGATAATCTTTTTGTCATAAAGATAGTGATGTTATTAATAATGATGATAGTATTGATGtagtaataacaacaaaaatcattactaaatataatactaatatattaaaataaaaatcaaatctgtaatttttttaaataaatgtaaaaagaaaatgttttaaaacagGTAAAAACGTTTCGATTACATTTTTATccaagaaaattattttaaaaattaaattttaaaacttaaaacaaaaaaaaaagcctGCTATCACTCCTAAATGGAACCTTAGCTAAAGAGTAGTTCCAATGATtgatatgaatttttaattcccttcataaattactttaaatatttgagaatacttttcaaaataaaataattaatttagatagtgtgtgtatatataaatcGGTAATTATAGAAAACATGCTAGATTCGGGTATTTTATCAAAATCGGTCGGTACCACTTAGCACTTTTCTTCTAACAATTTTTGTTACAAAGCTAATTCTTTAAAGACAATTTTAATCGGTAACACTAGAggacaaatttattaattattttgcaaacttaaattaatttgacaatagtaatattgaaatattattacaataatactTCACTCTTGATGATTATAACGTCCGcctgaaattatttaaaaaaattaaaataccatatttaaaaatgttcaaactttaaaatagcATTATGTTATCTGCAGAATATTTCCTGCTTTTTGGTATagttaaacttatatatatatatatatatatatatatatatatatatatatatatatatatatatatatatatatatatataagatgtaaatgtatttaacatttttttattgaaaatggtAAACTATTTTTGTTAACATCTAATCTCTGGAATGTTTATATAAGCAAAAAACATGCAATTATGAAGCATTTGACATTGATATTGGTGACAACGCAGGGTTCTGGAATGTGATGAATAATATCTAATGAGCTGAAGGCCAACAATAATGTATGGTCACTGTATAGCAGAAATGGTTCTAAGCACCCACTGTTTAAACTGGAGGCTATAATTATGAGTTGGTTGGAAAATCagtgattatatatattatcgcTCTGCTTATCATGCCAAATAAAGTTCTTCCAAATGAGCACAGAGAAGAACATTATTAGATTCAAATGGATTGAAGAAAAAGACTGCCACTGAAAGATAATTATTAACAGATTAAAGTGTTTTCACCCTTCAATTCCGTGATATGTTCTAAGCCGTtcattggtttttctcttcaacCACATGCCATCATAATCCTTTCTCATGCTGCTAAACTGTAGTTGATGATGAAAGCATCAAACAATCCTTCACCGTCATCTAATCTCGTTGAAAGATTTACTTGTTGCCGATTTCGACTCACTCAAGTCTTTTGTCTTGTCACTTGACAACTGTGCCACTGTTTTTATGCAAAGATCACATGATTAATGTTGGAATATCTAAtcatgtttctttttcctttctagtTCACTGCTTCTGGACACTTTCTTATTCTAAAAactgtatataaatatatatatatattatctactaacattttcttgttattctctctttttactGGTTTATTCTGTTATCTAcaacaaaagtgaaaaataaaagggaGCCATGTTCAAATGTGCAATCCGGAGGAATATAACTGaagatttttaaatatgtacATAACGTTTTTTATGATATGATTGAATTGCCAGTAGAATTCACACTTGAAAGATATGATTAGCTTTGATGACAAATTACAATTTAGCTAGGATATTGTAGAAATTGGTATGAGATATGAAGAGGGAAGAAGAatgagtttaaaataaattgagaattCTGATATTTCAGGAATCAGGATATCGAGTTTCTCCTCCACCTTCTAGCAGTCTTTCTGTTGTGTTCTATGGAATCTGGAATGTTAGGAGAATCATCCTGATTTTCTACTACATTTGTCGTCCTTCCAAGTTTGCTGAGTTTCTTCCACCCACTGCTCCATGCAGAAGTGTGCTTCTGCTTTAGCATCTTATCAAATTGTTTCTGCAAACTGGCCATATCATTTTGAAGCTCCATGTACTTGGCTTTCACACTCTCAAGCTCAAACTTCAGTGTGTTGATGTCTTTTTTAGCAGCCGTCCATCCTTCTTGGAATGATTGTGGTGTCCCTTCTAGAAGTGTTTTCCGGTTTGTTACCATTGCATGGCTCTCTGATTCAACATCTTTCACAGAACTCGTGGCCAGTGCATTGCTTATCTTGACCTGTTCCGCGAATAGAACTTGCACTACAACCCTTAATGGAAGCCTTTCATTTTGAGCAGCATGCAGACATGCATCAATGGAGAGTTTCTGACAGTCCATTACACGGCATAGTCGCTTCCTCTCATGCTCAGAAAGTGTTGGATGTGCCTGTTAGTTAGTTACACATGTAAGAACATCAGAACTAGGAATCCATAACGAAGTGAAATTGTAggtaattgaaaacaaattataaccTTGAGATATGAATCAATTGCTCTGTAAAGTCCATCATCACATGTCCTAGCTGACTCAGGCAAAGCTTCTGCAAGTACCTGAAACTTGGTCAGGGAAAGGTTCCTATCTCTGGATACCTCTGTGAGATAACTGTCAACAAGCCTTGCCACTCTTGCCTTAGCATTTAGGATGCATCCCATTCCCATATGTTGTTTATCAGAAAATGACTGTCTGCTGGGGCTAGAACTTTCAGTCTGTTCCTGAACAATAAAATGTTCTAGCAGCCTCTGAACAAGATCAACGTCATACATAGTTTCTCCTTTACTATAAGAAGGAATTAGAAGATCAGCCAGTGTAGCCTGTTCAAACTGCATTCCAACCCTTTTCTCTAATTCAGTAACCAGTGCAGGTGCAACCTTTAACATGATTGCCATTCTCAGGAGCCTAAGAAGAAAACTGCACGAGACACTGTCCTTCTGAGGTGGAATAATGCTGACAAGGCTCTCGATGATCATCCTTTGTTCTTTAGCTTGAACACTTAAACTGTCATCTTTT
Above is a genomic segment from Vigna radiata var. radiata cultivar VC1973A chromosome 10, Vradiata_ver6, whole genome shotgun sequence containing:
- the LOC106775858 gene encoding peptidyl-prolyl cis-trans isomerase FKBP12, giving the protein MGVEKQLLRPGTGPKPLPGQNVTVHCTGFGKNGDLTQKFWSTKDPGQTPFSFKIGQGSVIKGWDEGVIGMQIGEVARLRCTPDYAYGAGGFPAWGIQPNSVLEFEIEVLSVN
- the LOC106776161 gene encoding root phototropism protein 3 isoform X1, producing MWLPPPFTEICACLVTLLFFSAPSFSGCDSQLKVLSQQKSRAVHSVSLVFSMWESESESATGHKYGGGLLTSSNHGVKTEGFVQRGNSWYVATDIPSDFLVQIEEASFHLHKYPLVSRSGKLSRIIYETHDPDLNKIVLDDIPGGAEAFELAAKFCYGVAVDLTAGNISGLRCAAEYLEMSEDLEEGNLIFKAEAFLSYVVLSSWRDSIVVLKSCEKLSPWAENLQIVRRCSESIAWKACANPKGIRWSYTGRPAKISSPTWNDMKESSPSRNQQVPPDWWFEDASILRIDHFVRVITAIKVKGMRFELVGAAIMHYATKWLPGLISDTSIPGDEASNCSVSNSSSSGGSNWKGGLHMVVTGTKDDSLSVQAKEQRMIIESLVSIIPPQKDSVSCSFLLRLLRMAIMLKVAPALVTELEKRVGMQFEQATLADLLIPSYSKGETMYDVDLVQRLLEHFIVQEQTESSSPSRQSFSDKQHMGMGCILNAKARVARLVDSYLTEVSRDRNLSLTKFQVLAEALPESARTCDDGLYRAIDSYLKAHPTLSEHERKRLCRVMDCQKLSIDACLHAAQNERLPLRVVVQVLFAEQVKISNALATSSVKDVESESHAMVTNRKTLLEGTPQSFQEGWTAAKKDINTLKFELESVKAKYMELQNDMASLQKQFDKMLKQKHTSAWSSGWKKLSKLGRTTNVVENQDDSPNIPDSIEHNRKTARRWRRNSIS
- the LOC106776161 gene encoding root phototropism protein 3 isoform X2 produces the protein MGVDFSLQVTMVSRLKDLYKEATLGHRQKIRLEVLLILYVATDIPSDFLVQIEEASFHLHKYPLVSRSGKLSRIIYETHDPDLNKIVLDDIPGGAEAFELAAKFCYGVAVDLTAGNISGLRCAAEYLEMSEDLEEGNLIFKAEAFLSYVVLSSWRDSIVVLKSCEKLSPWAENLQIVRRCSESIAWKACANPKGIRWSYTGRPAKISSPTWNDMKESSPSRNQQVPPDWWFEDASILRIDHFVRVITAIKVKGMRFELVGAAIMHYATKWLPGLISDTSIPGDEASNCSVSNSSSSGGSNWKGGLHMVVTGTKDDSLSVQAKEQRMIIESLVSIIPPQKDSVSCSFLLRLLRMAIMLKVAPALVTELEKRVGMQFEQATLADLLIPSYSKGETMYDVDLVQRLLEHFIVQEQTESSSPSRQSFSDKQHMGMGCILNAKARVARLVDSYLTEVSRDRNLSLTKFQVLAEALPESARTCDDGLYRAIDSYLKAHPTLSEHERKRLCRVMDCQKLSIDACLHAAQNERLPLRVVVQVLFAEQVKISNALATSSVKDVESESHAMVTNRKTLLEGTPQSFQEGWTAAKKDINTLKFELESVKAKYMELQNDMASLQKQFDKMLKQKHTSAWSSGWKKLSKLGRTTNVVENQDDSPNIPDSIEHNRKTARRWRRNSIS
- the LOC106775898 gene encoding transcription factor SAC51, yielding MVKAHRSWPYPQHVAWPSPYFNSPCTSAEPSSLVRSTYMNSSPCIFPAVSLFPGFTAPAIPDLKSEKTKEVQGFLQHPSLEPCLNGTHTGEAMQNASLQKKLLVFDHSGSKTRLLYSPVFPFVQSPIVTATQFTQVYDVNEETRTTNIGLKHWPVYTSPEETGKDRVDNEESEMHEDTEEINALLYSDDSYDDDDGDDDEVTSTGHSPLVTEKTCVTQEQFVDMKEEVVSTDWPNKRQKLIDGGFNRLPPLVESASSERLDKTCEYASDVESNYSSSGGVYATRQTKEKSTAADIQLKKDKIRRLVRVLENFIPGAKGKHPLLVIDGTIEYLESLMSQTGTLKYN